From Halomicrobium salinisoli, the proteins below share one genomic window:
- a CDS encoding A24 family peptidase, which yields MLASTPDLLRLLAVPVFGYVAYRDVKTRRVPNRTWVPLAALALVLLAWDGYAAYAGGDRLFFLRAAIGVGFVVPLVTAFWYTGSFGGADAKAFYVLALLFPVYPVYYPPDLPLVPATLPMEPSPAGLFSLTILSNTVVAGAVYPLGVALVNLLRGNVGLPMVIGRPLRWDRLPEEYGVLLETPDGFTRRGLDLDALRMYLAWRGCSIADLREAPETHRDPASLPAEPNPPGDGVVADGGLVGDQASSDRRSDGGQPVEDGAEAVGPDAAPADDPWGAEAFLDDVEGSAYGTTPERLREGLEVVVDEEEVWISPGIPFLVPTFAGLLVSLTYGDLLFQVVAAL from the coding sequence GTGTTAGCGTCGACGCCGGACCTGTTGCGCCTGCTCGCGGTGCCGGTCTTCGGCTACGTCGCCTACCGGGACGTGAAGACGCGTCGGGTCCCCAACCGGACCTGGGTGCCGCTGGCCGCGCTGGCGCTCGTCCTGCTGGCCTGGGACGGCTACGCGGCCTACGCCGGCGGCGACCGGCTGTTCTTCCTCCGGGCAGCCATCGGCGTCGGCTTCGTCGTCCCGCTGGTCACCGCCTTCTGGTACACGGGCAGCTTCGGCGGGGCCGACGCCAAGGCCTTCTACGTGCTGGCGCTGCTGTTCCCCGTCTACCCGGTGTACTACCCACCTGACCTGCCGCTCGTCCCGGCGACGCTACCGATGGAACCCAGCCCCGCGGGGCTGTTCTCGCTGACGATCCTGTCGAACACGGTCGTCGCCGGCGCGGTCTACCCCCTGGGCGTGGCCCTGGTCAACCTGCTCCGGGGGAACGTCGGCCTCCCGATGGTGATCGGCCGGCCGCTGCGGTGGGATCGGCTCCCCGAGGAGTACGGCGTCCTCCTGGAGACGCCCGACGGCTTCACCCGCCGCGGGCTGGACCTCGACGCCCTCCGGATGTACCTCGCCTGGCGCGGCTGTTCGATCGCCGACCTGCGCGAAGCGCCCGAGACCCACCGCGACCCCGCGAGCCTGCCCGCCGAGCCCAACCCGCCCGGCGACGGCGTCGTCGCGGACGGGGGTCTGGTCGGAGACCAGGCCTCGTCGGACCGCAGGTCCGACGGTGGGCAGCCGGTGGAGGACGGTGCGGAAGCGGTCGGTCCCGACGCCGCCCCGGCCGACGACCCCTGGGGCGCCGAGGCGTTCCTCGACGACGTCGAGGGGTCGGCCTACGGCACCACGCCCGAACGGCTCCGCGAGGGCCTGGAGGTCGTCGTCGACGAGGAAGAGGTGTGGATCTCGCCGGGCATCCCCTTCCTCGTGCCCACCTTCGCCGGCCTGCTCGTCTCACTGACCTACGGCGACCTGCTGTTCCAGGTCGTCGCCGCTCTGTAA
- the fer gene encoding ferredoxin Fer, with amino-acid sequence MPTVEYLNYEVVDEQGWDMYDDDVFAEASDMDLDDEDYGTLDVNEGEYILEAAEAQGYDWPFSCRAGACANCASIVLEGDIDMDMQQILSDEEVEEKNVRLTCIGSAAADEVKIVYNAKHLDYLQNRVI; translated from the coding sequence ATGCCCACGGTTGAGTACCTAAACTACGAAGTAGTGGACGAGCAGGGCTGGGACATGTACGACGACGACGTCTTCGCCGAGGCCTCCGACATGGACCTCGACGACGAAGATTACGGGACCCTCGACGTCAACGAGGGCGAGTACATCCTCGAGGCCGCCGAGGCCCAGGGCTACGACTGGCCCTTCTCGTGTCGTGCCGGCGCGTGTGCGAACTGCGCCTCCATCGTCCTCGAAGGCGACATCGACATGGACATGCAGCAGATCCTCAGCGACGAGGAGGTCGAGGAGAAGAACGTTCGCCTGACCTGCATCGGCAGCGCCGCTGCCGACGAGGTCAAGATCGTCTACAACGCGAAGCACCTCGACTACCTGCAGAACCGCGTCATTTAA
- a CDS encoding saccharopine dehydrogenase family protein, which translates to MPSLLLYGAYGYVGTLIAREAVDRGLDVTLAGRDREQLEKQVRELDQPALRFDLSDPVAVAGAVDGFDCVLNCAGPFSDTAAPLVEGCLETGADYVDVTGEIPVVERVREYDREAVDAGVTLLPSVGFSSIPMDCLAAHLADRLPAATHLALGVDSVRVPSVGSLKTVIEGAETESNVYEDGRLERIGPTERTRTIDFGRGERPAVAMPLGDLSTAHYTTGVPNVEVYAYVPRPARVALRVYPRLEPLLSRPRVESALKRLAGMVREGPSERARERGEALLWGEARNEADGERAVSRLRTPDAYVVTVQGSLNAAERVLAGEAGAGYQTPAGAFGPEFALDIEGTSGFFDSAVDTERRPAASR; encoded by the coding sequence ATGCCCTCGCTGCTCCTGTACGGCGCCTACGGCTACGTCGGCACCCTGATCGCCCGCGAGGCCGTCGACCGCGGTCTCGACGTGACCCTCGCCGGCCGCGACCGCGAACAGCTCGAAAAGCAGGTGCGGGAACTGGACCAGCCGGCGCTGCGCTTCGACCTCTCGGACCCCGTCGCGGTGGCCGGGGCGGTCGACGGCTTCGACTGCGTGCTGAACTGCGCCGGGCCGTTCTCAGACACGGCCGCCCCGCTCGTCGAGGGCTGCCTGGAGACCGGGGCGGACTACGTCGACGTCACGGGCGAGATCCCCGTCGTCGAGCGGGTCCGGGAGTACGACCGGGAGGCGGTCGACGCCGGGGTCACCCTGCTGCCCAGCGTCGGCTTCTCGTCGATCCCGATGGACTGCCTGGCCGCCCACCTCGCCGACCGACTCCCGGCGGCGACGCACCTCGCGCTCGGGGTCGACTCCGTCCGGGTCCCGTCGGTCGGCTCCCTGAAGACGGTGATCGAGGGCGCCGAGACCGAGAGCAACGTCTACGAGGACGGCCGACTGGAGCGGATCGGGCCGACCGAGCGGACACGGACGATCGACTTCGGGCGCGGGGAGCGGCCCGCCGTCGCGATGCCGCTGGGCGACCTCTCGACGGCCCACTACACGACCGGCGTCCCCAACGTCGAGGTGTACGCGTACGTGCCCCGGCCCGCGCGGGTCGCCCTGCGCGTCTATCCACGCCTCGAACCGCTGCTTTCGCGGCCGCGGGTCGAGTCGGCGCTGAAGCGTCTCGCCGGCATGGTTCGCGAGGGACCCTCCGAGCGGGCCAGGGAGCGCGGCGAGGCCCTCCTCTGGGGCGAGGCCAGAAACGAGGCCGACGGCGAGCGCGCCGTCTCCCGCCTGCGGACGCCCGACGCCTACGTCGTCACCGTCCAGGGCTCGCTGAACGCGGCCGAGCGCGTCCTCGCCGGCGAGGCAGGGGCGGGCTATCAGACGCCGGCGGGCGCCTTCGGCCCGGAGTTCGCCCTCGATATCGAGGGCACGTCGGGGTTCTTCGACTCCGCGGTCGACACGGAGCGGCGTCCCGCCGCGTCGCGGTAG
- the pyrE gene encoding orotate phosphoribosyltransferase: MADEELIAALRDADAVEYGEFELSHGGTSDYYVDKYVFETNPDCLALIAEAFAETLAELGEDGTKLAGVALGAVPLVAVTSVETGTPYVIARKQQKEYGTANLIEGDLVEGEEVVILEDIATTGQSAVDAAEALREAGAEVSRVLVVVDREEGAAENLADHGLELSSLVTATELLAADE; the protein is encoded by the coding sequence ATGGCCGACGAGGAACTCATCGCGGCGCTGCGGGACGCTGACGCAGTCGAGTACGGCGAGTTCGAGCTGTCCCACGGCGGGACGAGCGACTACTACGTCGACAAGTACGTCTTCGAGACGAACCCGGACTGCCTGGCGCTGATCGCCGAGGCCTTCGCCGAGACGCTGGCCGAGCTGGGCGAGGACGGCACCAAACTGGCCGGCGTGGCGCTGGGCGCGGTCCCGCTGGTGGCGGTCACCAGCGTCGAGACGGGGACGCCGTACGTCATCGCGCGCAAGCAGCAGAAGGAGTACGGCACGGCCAACCTCATCGAGGGCGACCTCGTCGAGGGCGAGGAGGTCGTCATCCTGGAGGACATCGCGACGACGGGCCAGAGCGCCGTCGACGCGGCCGAGGCGCTGCGGGAGGCCGGCGCCGAGGTGTCACGCGTGCTCGTGGTCGTCGACCGCGAGGAGGGCGCCGCCGAGAACCTCGCCGACCACGGCCTGGAGCTGTCGTCGCTGGTGACCGCCACGGAGCTCCTCGCGGCCGACGAGTAG
- a CDS encoding inorganic phosphate transporter gives MVSLLLAVGILVAVFVGFNIGGSSTGVAFGPAVGAGTVSKFTAAALMTVFALAGGWTIGRKVVDTLGNNLVTTQFTIEISIVVLFFIGFALFLSNVVGVPASTSMTAVGAIAGLGLAKGTLNMGEMTEIVSWWLVSPILAFWVSGVIGRYFYPSLVERFAISQTEGSLLSWDTSGLVPRPSLGENTTQREFIGTALVVGIGCYMAFSAGASNVANAVAPLVGIETGGLDMGPAILLGGGAIGLGAFTIARRTMDTVGNDLTDLPLLAALLVAVVSSTIVTALSALGVPASFVIIATMSIVGLGWGRATRTTTISDTVRGEMPSVSPGALKAEADDVPTVGGGPSTPNPGEHRPIGEEDREDIPKAADLFEPATTARVIVTQNIVPIIATVAAYAVFRYVPAF, from the coding sequence ATGGTTTCGCTGTTGCTCGCCGTCGGGATCCTCGTCGCCGTGTTCGTCGGCTTCAACATCGGCGGGTCGTCGACGGGCGTCGCCTTCGGTCCCGCCGTCGGGGCCGGAACGGTCTCTAAGTTTACCGCTGCCGCACTGATGACTGTCTTCGCGCTCGCTGGGGGCTGGACGATCGGCCGCAAAGTGGTCGACACGCTGGGCAACAACCTCGTGACGACCCAGTTCACGATCGAGATCAGCATCGTCGTCCTGTTCTTCATCGGCTTCGCCCTCTTCCTCTCGAACGTGGTCGGCGTGCCGGCCTCGACCTCGATGACCGCCGTCGGCGCCATCGCCGGCCTCGGCCTCGCCAAGGGGACGCTCAATATGGGCGAGATGACCGAGATCGTCTCGTGGTGGCTCGTCTCCCCGATCCTGGCCTTCTGGGTCAGCGGCGTGATCGGCCGGTACTTCTACCCGTCGCTGGTCGAGCGGTTCGCCATCTCCCAGACCGAGGGGTCGCTGCTGTCCTGGGACACCAGCGGACTCGTCCCCCGGCCGTCGCTCGGTGAGAACACGACCCAGCGGGAGTTTATCGGGACCGCGCTGGTCGTCGGGATCGGCTGTTACATGGCCTTCTCCGCGGGGGCGTCGAACGTCGCCAACGCGGTGGCGCCGCTCGTCGGCATCGAGACCGGCGGGCTGGACATGGGGCCGGCCATCCTGCTCGGCGGGGGCGCCATCGGCCTCGGCGCGTTCACCATCGCCCGCCGGACCATGGACACCGTCGGCAACGACCTGACCGACCTCCCGCTGCTGGCGGCGCTTCTGGTCGCCGTGGTCAGTTCCACCATCGTCACCGCGCTGTCGGCGCTGGGAGTGCCCGCTAGCTTCGTCATCATCGCCACGATGAGCATCGTCGGCCTCGGGTGGGGGCGGGCGACCCGGACGACGACTATCTCGGACACGGTCCGCGGGGAGATGCCCAGCGTCTCGCCCGGCGCGCTCAAGGCCGAAGCCGACGACGTCCCCACGGTCGGTGGCGGCCCCTCGACGCCCAATCCGGGCGAGCACCGGCCCATCGGCGAGGAGGACCGCGAGGACATCCCCAAGGCCGCCGACCTGTTCGAACCGGCCACGACGGCGCGAGTCATCGTCACCCAGAACATCGTTCCGATCATCGCGACCGTGGCCGCGTACGCCGTCTTCCGATACGTCCCCGCGTTCTGA
- the hisI gene encoding phosphoribosyl-AMP cyclohydrolase, with protein sequence MSEVDLAFDEQDLLPAVAQDAESGEVVMLAYASEEALERTRETGFAHYYSRSRDELWKKGGSSGHVQRVEEVRVDCDGDALLYLVDQEGGACHTGYRSCFHRTVDGEVVGEKVFDPDDVYE encoded by the coding sequence ATGTCCGAGGTGGATCTCGCCTTCGACGAACAGGACCTGCTGCCCGCCGTCGCCCAGGACGCCGAGTCGGGCGAGGTCGTGATGCTCGCCTACGCCTCCGAGGAGGCCCTGGAGCGCACCCGCGAGACGGGCTTCGCCCACTACTACTCGCGGAGCCGCGACGAGCTCTGGAAGAAGGGCGGGTCGAGCGGCCACGTCCAGCGCGTCGAGGAGGTCCGCGTCGACTGCGACGGCGACGCGCTCCTCTACCTAGTCGACCAGGAGGGCGGCGCCTGTCACACCGGCTACCGCTCCTGTTTCCACCGGACCGTCGACGGCGAGGTCGTCGGCGAGAAGGTGTTCGACCCCGATGACGTCTACGAGTGA
- a CDS encoding DUF7118 family protein: protein MTSTSDDDAAERLRRADAERRRTRSAVESAGEEDLRALREACETLRETLDRYEDRATGDGDFAGFIEFQDRIAHFTNDLNEDLPERGTFEDVDDRLQKRRLTESDFAAVRERVTEAEATAEPLNDWEDARAEYREARKTARRRLDELADRIDELERLQRLGEADLDAPVERIREPVEAYDESVRAAFREFRGEAPAREVLEFTATTALFPLVPFAEPPEDLREFVQSSEVGTEPIPQLLEYADYSRSKLDHYVDDPAALKRNVATRETYLRRLDAEPLTVGWPPPAADVLRWQCDERISVVARFAPDVVPDLRRVRELTRREDYAALRDSAVAREQLTSEERERLRSGAVERDLDAAREERERIEAALEELPSLDELPALP, encoded by the coding sequence ATGACGTCTACGAGTGACGACGACGCCGCCGAGCGCCTCCGGCGGGCGGACGCCGAGCGTCGGCGGACCCGCTCGGCCGTCGAGAGCGCCGGCGAGGAGGACCTGCGGGCGCTCCGGGAGGCCTGCGAGACGCTCCGGGAGACGCTCGACCGCTACGAGGACCGGGCCACCGGCGACGGCGACTTCGCCGGGTTCATCGAGTTCCAGGACCGCATCGCGCACTTCACGAACGACCTGAACGAGGACCTCCCCGAGCGGGGGACCTTCGAGGACGTCGACGACCGCCTCCAGAAGCGCCGGCTCACCGAGAGCGACTTCGCGGCCGTCCGGGAGCGCGTGACCGAGGCCGAGGCGACCGCCGAGCCCCTGAACGACTGGGAGGACGCCCGCGCCGAGTACCGCGAGGCCCGGAAGACCGCCCGCCGCCGGCTGGACGAACTGGCCGACCGGATCGACGAGCTAGAGCGCCTGCAGCGGCTCGGCGAGGCCGACCTCGACGCCCCCGTCGAGCGGATCAGGGAGCCCGTCGAGGCCTACGACGAGTCGGTCCGCGCGGCCTTCCGCGAGTTCCGCGGCGAGGCGCCCGCTCGCGAGGTGCTCGAGTTCACCGCGACGACGGCGCTGTTCCCGCTGGTACCCTTCGCCGAACCGCCCGAGGACCTCCGGGAGTTCGTCCAGTCGAGCGAGGTGGGGACCGAACCGATCCCGCAACTGCTGGAGTACGCAGACTACTCCCGCTCGAAGCTCGACCACTACGTCGACGACCCGGCGGCGCTGAAGCGGAACGTGGCCACGCGGGAGACGTACCTCCGGCGGCTGGACGCCGAGCCGCTGACCGTCGGCTGGCCACCGCCGGCGGCCGACGTGCTCCGCTGGCAGTGCGACGAGCGGATCTCCGTGGTGGCTCGGTTCGCCCCCGACGTCGTCCCCGACCTGCGGCGAGTGCGGGAGCTGACCCGGCGCGAGGACTACGCCGCCCTCCGGGACAGCGCCGTCGCTCGGGAGCAACTGACGAGCGAGGAGCGCGAGCGACTGCGCAGCGGTGCCGTCGAGCGGGATCTGGACGCCGCCCGCGAGGAGCGTGAGCGGATCGAGGCGGCGCTCGAGGAACTGCCGTCGCTGGACGAGCTGCCGGCGCTCCCCTAG
- a CDS encoding winged helix-turn-helix domain-containing protein: protein MTDSDRRWDGDVNEAVVEEWVAETTPFERVKEVLLSTTTLQYAGEIAERARVSEPSARKHLTTLTDAGLAETESTGRGTRFKRSRETLALQRIRDIHSELSRAELVSGIEDLKSRIRSYQEEYDATGPDDLALELEPGDDWTVVSEWRALETDLDVAQAALSLYDFDPDAAGRGGSATDDSSEGAFGEDSDGLSA, encoded by the coding sequence GTGACTGACTCGGATCGACGGTGGGACGGGGACGTGAACGAGGCCGTCGTCGAGGAGTGGGTGGCGGAGACGACGCCGTTCGAGCGCGTCAAGGAGGTCCTCCTCTCGACGACGACCCTCCAGTACGCCGGCGAGATAGCCGAACGGGCCCGGGTGAGCGAGCCCAGCGCGCGCAAACACCTGACGACGCTCACCGACGCCGGGCTCGCGGAGACCGAGTCGACCGGCCGAGGGACGCGCTTCAAGCGCTCCCGCGAGACCCTCGCTCTCCAGCGGATCCGGGACATCCACTCGGAGCTGTCCCGGGCGGAACTCGTCTCCGGCATCGAGGACCTCAAGTCTCGGATTCGGTCCTACCAGGAGGAGTACGACGCGACCGGTCCGGACGACCTCGCGCTGGAACTGGAGCCGGGAGACGACTGGACGGTGGTCTCCGAGTGGCGCGCCCTCGAGACGGACCTCGACGTCGCACAGGCGGCGCTGTCGCTGTACGACTTCGACCCGGACGCGGCCGGGCGCGGTGGGTCTGCCACGGACGACTCCTCGGAGGGGGCGTTCGGGGAGGACTCGGACGGCCTCTCCGCGTGA
- a CDS encoding phosphoribosyltransferase: MGELPDEFACTITNWEYIYGLCRTVANDVKAADFEPDVVVALARGGWFGGRCLCDFIGLDDLTSLKVEHYVGTAETGEEAQVRYPLPEGSVEGKDVLVVDDIADTGQSLQTAVEFVEEQDPSDVRTATLQLLDTSEHEPDFVGERLAEWTWVVYPWNFVEDMVELIEGVMAKSDAEVHDREDVRRLLREFHGVERIEMEIAQPDRLDEVLSEMERRDVVAAVDGGWRLTAE, translated from the coding sequence ATGGGCGAGTTACCGGACGAGTTCGCGTGCACGATAACCAACTGGGAGTACATCTACGGGCTCTGCCGGACGGTCGCGAACGACGTCAAGGCGGCCGACTTCGAACCGGACGTGGTCGTCGCGCTCGCGCGCGGCGGCTGGTTCGGGGGCCGGTGCCTCTGTGACTTCATCGGGCTGGACGACCTGACGAGCCTGAAGGTCGAACACTACGTCGGAACGGCCGAGACGGGCGAGGAGGCCCAGGTCCGCTACCCCCTGCCCGAGGGCTCGGTCGAGGGCAAGGACGTCCTCGTCGTCGACGACATCGCCGACACGGGCCAGTCGCTGCAGACCGCCGTCGAGTTCGTCGAGGAACAGGACCCCAGCGACGTCCGGACGGCGACGCTCCAGCTACTGGACACCAGCGAGCACGAACCGGACTTCGTCGGTGAGCGCCTCGCCGAGTGGACCTGGGTCGTCTACCCCTGGAATTTCGTCGAGGACATGGTCGAACTGATCGAGGGCGTCATGGCGAAGAGCGACGCCGAGGTCCACGACCGCGAGGACGTCCGGCGCCTGCTCCGGGAGTTCCACGGCGTCGAGCGCATCGAGATGGAGATCGCCCAGCCCGACCGCCTGGACGAGGTGCTCTCGGAGATGGAGCGCCGCGACGTCGTCGCCGCCGTCGACGGCGGCTGGCGACTGACCGCCGAGTAG